From the genome of Clostridium sp. BNL1100, one region includes:
- a CDS encoding lactate utilization protein: protein MDKNTKAIVDKRIKKTMENLKANNMQPYYVETVKDVAGKVAELLKEGDTVAVGGSMSLFEAGIIDLLRSGKYTFLDRYEKGLSREQMRQIFRKSFFADVYLSSSNAVTENGELYNVDGNSNRVAAICYGPESVVIVVGINKIVGNLDEAVKRVKTMAAPANATRLDYTSYCTEKGECMGLASGNSCMTSGCGGQNRICCNYVVSAYQNQKDRIKVIIVGEELGY from the coding sequence ATGGATAAAAATACAAAGGCTATTGTAGACAAAAGAATTAAGAAAACTATGGAAAATTTGAAGGCCAATAATATGCAACCTTATTATGTTGAAACTGTAAAAGATGTTGCAGGGAAGGTAGCTGAATTGCTTAAAGAAGGAGATACGGTTGCTGTGGGCGGTTCTATGAGTTTGTTTGAAGCAGGAATTATAGATTTGCTCCGTTCGGGTAAATATACCTTTCTTGACAGATATGAAAAGGGATTATCCCGGGAACAGATGAGACAAATTTTTAGAAAATCCTTTTTTGCCGATGTATATCTCAGTAGTTCGAATGCCGTTACGGAAAATGGGGAACTATACAATGTAGACGGCAATTCCAATAGGGTCGCTGCTATATGTTACGGCCCGGAATCAGTAGTAATTGTGGTGGGTATAAATAAAATAGTAGGAAATCTGGATGAGGCAGTTAAAAGGGTAAAAACTATGGCAGCTCCTGCAAATGCCACTCGACTTGATTATACATCCTATTGTACGGAAAAAGGAGAGTGCATGGGACTGGCATCCGGGAATTCCTGCATGACAAGCGGCTGCGGCGGGCAAAACAGAATATGCTGCAATTATGTTGTCAGTGCATATCAGAACCAAAAGGACAGGATTAAGGTAATAATAGTTGGAGAGGAACTGGGCTATTAA